One segment of Ricinus communis isolate WT05 ecotype wild-type chromosome 8, ASM1957865v1, whole genome shotgun sequence DNA contains the following:
- the LOC8285151 gene encoding ER lumen protein-retaining receptor erd-2.2, whose protein sequence is MRAPKRPIHAVSTWVRRQPPKVKAFLAVVAGMAALVFLRFIVHDHDNLFVAAEAVHSIGIIVLIYKLMKEKTCAGLSLKSQELTAMFLAVRLYCSFVMEYDIHTLLDLATLGTTLWVIYMIRFNLKSSYMVDKDNFAIYYVVVPCAILALLIHPSTSHNIVNRIFWAFCVYLEAVSVLPQLRVMQNTKIVEPFTAHYVFALGVARFLSCAHWVLQVLDTRGHLLVALGYGLWPSMVLISEIVQTFILADFCYYYVKSVFGGQLVLRLPSGVV, encoded by the exons ATGAGGGCACCAAAGAGGCCGATCCACGCAGTTTCGACATGGGTCCGGCGACAGCCGCCCAAAGTCAAAGCCTTTTTGGCGGTGGTGGCGGGTATGGCGGCGCTTGTATTTCTCCGATTCATAGTACATGATCATGATAACCTTTTTGTGGCTGCTGAGGCTGTCCACTCTATTGGTATCATTGTTCTTATTTATAAGCTCATGAAGGAGAAAACTTGTGCGg GACTATCACTTAAGTCTCAGGAATTGACAGCTATGTTTTTAGCTGTTAGGCTGTATTGCAGCTTTGTTATGGAATATGATATACATACCCTGCTTGATTTAGCTACATTGGGAACGACTTTGTGGGTTATTTATATGATCCGTTTCAATTTGAAGTCTAGTTACATGGTGGACAAAGACAATTTTGCAATATATTATGTG GTGGTACCCTGTGCCATTCTAGCTTTGTTAATTCATCCATCAACATCTCATAATATTGTGAATAGGATTTTCTGGGCATTCTGTGTATACCTGGAAGCTGTTTCTGTGTTACCTCAGTTGCGTGTAATGCAAAATACAAAG ATAGTTGAGCCATTTACAGCTCATTATGTATTTGCATTGGGTGTTGCGAGGTTCTTGAGTTGTGCCCACTGGGTTCTTCAG GTTTTGGACACTCGTGGACACTTGCTGGTAGCCTTGGGTTATGGATTGTGGCCTTCTATGGTTCTTATATCAGAAATTGTTCAGACTTTCATCTTAGCTGACTTCTGTTACTATTATGTCAAAAG TGTTTTTGGAGGACAGCTTGTTCTCCGTCTTCCCTCAGGAGTGGTGTAA